From the Drosophila willistoni isolate 14030-0811.24 unplaced genomic scaffold, UCI_dwil_1.1 Seg193, whole genome shotgun sequence genome, one window contains:
- the LOC124461072 gene encoding uncharacterized protein LOC124461072, producing the protein MANIFDTIIEGLLCPDNNRIKEATVQLYEAFKQPDVLWNLCEVLTSTHAVEVRQMTSVLLDKRLSDIGVWNGLSFDQQMGVKKYLLEALVAEKVRAVKSAIGRVVGTVSGYHNEKKDQWISDVLKYTFERCVLDPNESESDSYTFSAIAESATTHLADEMPTVCKMFETIMVNSDAQNTLASRTVANMFNGMGYLIPFLGEYPAGAELIVKLMPLILKTVQLNAINGDGAEFTLVFAIFDALAEYVPRAFHDTEAVAKLLLDASACEQIEKTIRLQCMSFISEFMRVSKTEILRQNMLLPIVRVLFELICKQPADSEDDELDGNSYAEGASHALDEIAMIVSGDQLLPLLFQLMEPAIQSTNNLTRRAAYNCMGIFL; encoded by the coding sequence atggcaaacatttttgaCACTATTATAGAAGGACTCCTTTGCCCGGATAATAATCGTATAAAAGAGGCTACAGTTCAGTTATATGAGGCCTTCAAGCAACCGGACGTTCTATGGAATCTGTGCGAAGTCCTGACATCCACTCATGCTGTGGAGGTGCGTCAAATGACATCTGTTCTACTGGATAAGCGTCTATCGGATATTGGGGTCTGGAACGGGTTATCCTTTGATCAGCAGATGGGCgtcaagaaatatttattggaGGCTTTGGTAGCCGAAAAGGTGCGAGCAGTAAAGAGTGCCATCGGCCGAGTTGTTGGCACAGTGAGTGGATATCATAACGAGAAAAAGGATCAATGGATTTCCGACGTTCTGAAGTATACTTTCGAACGATGTGTTCTGGATCCTAATGAGAGCGAATCGGATTCTTATACTTTTTCTGCCATAGCCGAATCGGCTACAACACACTTAGCGGATGAGATGCCCACTGTATGCAAGATGTTTGAGACCATCATGGTTAATTCCGATGCCCAGAACACTTTAGCCTCACGCACTGTGGCCAATATGTTTAACGGAATGGGATATCTGATTCCATTTCTAGGGGAATACCCAGCAGGTGCTGAGTTGATAGTCAAGTTGATGCCTCTGATATTAAAGACAGTACAATTAAATGCTATTAATGGTGATGGCGCGGAATTTACCTTAGTCTTTGCTATATTCGATGCCCTTGCAGAGTATGTTCCGAGGGCCTTTCACGATACCGAAGCCGTGGCGAAATTACTTCTGGATGCGTCGGCGTGTGAGCAAATCGAGAAGACAATTCGACTTCAATGTATGTCATTCATTTCTGAGTTTATGCGTGTGAGTAAGACAGAAATTCTCAGACAGAATATGCTGCTGCCCATCGTAAGAGTTCTATTTGAATTGATATGCAAGCAACCGGCCGATAGCGAGGATGACGAATTGGATGGCAATAGTTATGCGGAGGGGGCCAGTCATGCCCTCGATGAGATAGCCATGATTGTGTCAGGTGACCAACTTTTGCCACTCTTGTTTCAGTTAATGGAGCCGGCTATCCAAAGTACGAACAATCTTACTCGTCGGGCAGCCTATAACTGCATGGGCATATTTCTCTGA
- the LOC124461074 gene encoding uncharacterized protein LOC124461074 has protein sequence MDRTFAGLALLLWFLLSSATASSSYSSNSHLKRFSRSLIFPPTTPTRVQFIGGIGIPVDGLHFESVTSGYVLKAEYFLPTNSTEITRVYLKPMTVSVREKETNGNEQFDYGAIYRWIIYRGIEMILDNMGLPGRSCLLRVNCEHAAVPLSNESGLLGEILHITLTPSSSNDKLTHRMDGEYQESEHYGKRGGDCNAAYAKKCSKSPMDLISIIMKVNK, from the coding sequence ATGGATCGAACATTTGCTGGCTTAGCTCTTTTGCTATGGTTTCTACTGTCTTCTGCTACGGCTTCCAGCAGTTACAGTAGCAATAGTCACCTGAAACGCTTTAGTAGATCGCTTATCTTTCCGCCCACCACACCGACACGTGTACAATTTATTGGCGGTATCGGTATACCTGTTGATGGTTTACATTTCGAATCAGTTACATCTGGCTATGTGTTGAAAGCAGAATACTTTCTGCCCACCAATTCAACAGAGATCACGCGCGTCTATCTCAAACCGATGACCGTATCGGTCAGAGAGAAGGAGACAAATGGAAATGAGCAGTTTGACTATGGTGCCATATATCGTTGGATTATTTATCGTGGCATTGAGATGATATTGGACAATATGGGACTACCCGGACGGAGTTGTTTGCTACGAGTGAATTGTGAACATGCAGCTGTTCCCTTGAGCAATGAAAGCGGTTTACTTGGCGAGATTCTACACATTACATTAACTCCATCGAGTTCGAATGACAAACTAACGCATCGAATGGATGGTGAATATCAAGAGTCTGAACATTATGGCAAACGTGGTGGTGATTGTAATGCAGCCTATGCCAAAAAGTGTTCAAAATCACCCATGGATCTGATTAGTATTATAATGAAAgtgaataaatga